A window of Metabacillus sp. B2-18 contains these coding sequences:
- a CDS encoding glycerophosphodiester phosphodiesterase, giving the protein MSNNVEIFAHRGLSGFYPENTMAAFKAAVEVGAHGIELDVQMSKEGELVVIHDEKLERTTNGVGYVKDLTLNQLKQYDAGSWFHADFENEKIPTLNEVLEWVKLLPKKLIVNIELKNDRIEYENLEKKVLRLIYELNLQQQCILSSFNRDSLKKIYELDHNIETALLFQGVPTDVLNLAKNLHVQALHSEAVFAQSILGRKANLAGYPIRVFTINTLVDFNSLKNTNTSVVMTDFPQLFL; this is encoded by the coding sequence ATGAGTAATAATGTAGAAATTTTTGCACACCGTGGTTTAAGTGGGTTTTATCCGGAAAATACAATGGCGGCATTTAAAGCGGCAGTTGAAGTAGGGGCACATGGTATTGAATTAGATGTGCAAATGTCAAAGGAGGGAGAGCTTGTCGTAATCCATGATGAAAAATTAGAACGAACAACAAATGGAGTAGGATATGTAAAGGATTTAACATTAAATCAATTAAAACAATACGATGCAGGAAGCTGGTTTCATGCTGACTTCGAAAATGAAAAGATTCCTACACTAAATGAAGTGTTAGAGTGGGTGAAATTACTTCCAAAGAAGCTAATTGTTAACATAGAATTGAAAAATGATAGAATTGAATATGAAAATCTTGAGAAAAAGGTATTACGTTTAATTTATGAGCTAAATCTCCAGCAACAATGTATCTTATCTTCGTTTAATAGAGATAGCTTAAAAAAGATATATGAGCTTGATCATAATATAGAAACAGCTCTACTATTTCAAGGTGTACCAACGGACGTGTTAAATTTGGCAAAAAATCTTCATGTTCAAGCTCTTCATAGTGAAGCGGTATTTGCGCAATCCATTTTAGGAAGAAAAGCGAATCTAGCAGGTTATCCAATTAGGGTCTTTACAATAAATACGTTAGTGGATTTTAATTCGCTAAAGAATACAAATACTTCTGTTGTTATGACTGATTTCCCTCAGTTGTTTCTCTAA
- a CDS encoding carbohydrate ABC transporter permease — MRSFKKIVLYTLLIVSVIFMVFPIFYAFMISFMQGGEVLKGNLIPNSLTLENYKSAFEKVPLLQYLWNSFYVSTVVMVGQLIVSSLAAFAFVFISFKGRELIFFLFISTMMIPWEATMVPNFMTIQKLGWLNSYSSLTIPFFALAFGTFLLRQQFKTIPKELYEASQVAGISHFRFFWNVVLPVSKTSLITLGIYSFLTTWNMYLWPLLVTNNESVRTVQIGLKQLQSQEISTEWGVVMAAVVVVILPTLILLFIGQRRLQSGLTQGAIK, encoded by the coding sequence ATGAGGAGTTTTAAAAAGATTGTATTATATACGCTGTTAATTGTCTCAGTTATTTTTATGGTGTTTCCAATTTTTTATGCATTCATGATCAGTTTTATGCAAGGAGGAGAGGTGCTCAAAGGTAATCTAATCCCTAATAGTCTTACCTTAGAAAACTATAAATCCGCTTTTGAAAAGGTCCCGCTACTTCAATATCTATGGAATAGTTTTTATGTGTCAACCGTTGTTATGGTAGGTCAATTAATAGTGTCTAGCTTGGCAGCATTTGCCTTTGTATTTATATCCTTTAAAGGAAGAGAACTTATTTTCTTCTTATTTATTTCAACGATGATGATTCCTTGGGAAGCAACAATGGTTCCGAATTTCATGACGATTCAAAAGCTTGGATGGCTGAATTCCTATTCTAGTCTTACCATTCCATTTTTCGCATTAGCCTTCGGAACGTTTTTGTTAAGACAACAATTTAAAACAATCCCTAAGGAATTGTATGAAGCTTCACAGGTTGCTGGAATAAGTCATTTTCGCTTCTTTTGGAACGTTGTTTTACCAGTTTCAAAAACAAGCTTAATAACATTAGGAATCTATAGCTTTTTAACAACCTGGAATATGTACCTATGGCCGTTGCTTGTAACAAACAACGAAAGTGTTCGAACGGTACAAATTGGTTTAAAACAGCTGCAATCACAAGAAATTTCTACCGAATGGGGGGTGGTGATGGCGGCAGTCGTTGTAGTTATTCTTCCTACACTCATTTTATTGTTTATCGGTCAAAGACGTCTTCAAAGTGGACTTACACAAGGCGCAATTAAGTAA
- a CDS encoding ABC transporter substrate-binding protein yields the protein MKKKLLIILSALFLLLLGACSSSNTNSSGAKSEAEGTKGTDTEETAGKQEVVFWHAMSGDLETVLNNIVSDFNESQDNIEVKPVFQGTYEEALTKFNTVAGTADAPTIMQTFEVGTKYMIDSGHVQPVQKFIDEDNYDTSQWEKNISNYYTVDGEQYSMPFNSSTPVLIYNKDAFKEAGLDPEKAPMTYSELKDAGKKLTISDGGETSQYGFSILNYGWFFEEMLAEQGGHYVDNENGRSGNATKATFNDELGLNVFNLISDMYNEGTFYNVGQNWDDMRAAFQSGKMTMYLDSSAGVKTIVDNADFEVGVSYLPIPDDAERNGVIIGGASVWMSSGIDEAKQKAAWEFMKYLTTPEVQADWHVKTGYFAINPAAYEQDVVKQEWEKYPQLKVTVDQLRDTKANTATQGALISVFPESRQKVVTAMENLYQGMDPKEALDQAAEETNRALEVANKKQGN from the coding sequence ATGAAGAAAAAATTATTAATTATTCTATCTGCTTTGTTTTTATTGTTATTAGGAGCTTGTTCAAGTTCAAACACGAATTCTTCAGGTGCAAAATCAGAAGCTGAAGGTACGAAAGGGACAGACACAGAGGAAACTGCAGGAAAACAAGAAGTAGTTTTTTGGCACGCAATGAGTGGTGATCTTGAAACAGTATTAAACAATATTGTATCTGATTTTAATGAATCTCAAGATAATATTGAAGTTAAACCGGTTTTCCAAGGTACATATGAAGAGGCACTAACAAAGTTCAACACTGTTGCTGGTACAGCAGATGCTCCAACAATTATGCAGACATTTGAAGTTGGAACGAAGTATATGATTGATAGTGGTCACGTTCAGCCTGTACAAAAATTTATTGATGAGGATAATTATGACACATCACAATGGGAGAAAAACATTTCAAATTACTATACAGTTGATGGTGAGCAATATTCAATGCCGTTCAATTCATCAACACCTGTATTAATTTATAATAAAGATGCGTTTAAAGAAGCTGGATTAGATCCTGAGAAAGCTCCGATGACATACAGTGAGCTAAAAGATGCTGGGAAAAAATTAACAATATCAGATGGCGGAGAAACAAGTCAGTATGGATTCTCTATTTTAAATTATGGTTGGTTCTTTGAAGAGATGCTAGCAGAACAGGGTGGTCATTACGTTGATAATGAAAACGGTCGTTCTGGAAATGCAACAAAGGCTACTTTTAATGATGAATTAGGATTAAATGTATTTAACTTAATTTCAGATATGTATAACGAAGGAACATTTTATAATGTAGGACAAAACTGGGATGATATGCGTGCAGCATTTCAATCAGGTAAAATGACGATGTATTTAGATTCCTCAGCTGGTGTGAAAACAATTGTAGATAATGCTGATTTTGAAGTTGGCGTTTCATATCTTCCAATTCCCGATGATGCTGAAAGAAATGGTGTCATTATTGGTGGAGCATCAGTTTGGATGTCAAGTGGTATTGATGAAGCAAAGCAAAAGGCTGCTTGGGAATTCATGAAATATTTAACTACTCCTGAAGTTCAAGCGGATTGGCATGTGAAAACAGGTTACTTCGCAATCAATCCTGCTGCATATGAACAGGACGTTGTAAAACAGGAATGGGAAAAATACCCACAACTTAAAGTGACAGTTGATCAATTACGCGATACAAAGGCTAACACAGCTACACAAGGAGCGCTGATTTCTGTATTCCCTGAATCAAGACAAAAAGTTGTTACAGCAATGGAGAACTTATATCAAGGAATGGATCCCAAGGAAGCTCTTGATCAAGCAGCTGAAGAAACGAATCGTGCATTAGAGGTTGCGAATAAAAAGCAAGGAAACTAA
- a CDS encoding alanine/glycine:cation symporter family protein — translation MEGFVSALNSVLWSTPVIYILLGVGLLFSILTRFLQVRHIKEMIKLMFQGKSSEAGVSSFQALAIALSGRVGTGNIAGVATAIAFGGPGAVFWMWAIAFIGASSAFIESTLAQIYKVKQDGQYRGGPAYFIEKGIGWKWFAVLFAFAALIAMAILMPGVQSNSIALGMENAFGIPKAVTGLAVVVLLAVIIFGGVKRIATAAQLIVPFMAIGYIVLSLIIILMNITELPAVISLIFRSAFALDSAFGGLIGMAISWGVKRGIYSNEAGQGTGPHMAAAAEVSHPAKQGLVQAFSVYIDTLFVCSATAFMILFTGMYNTEAPDGSFIVNNLEGVEAGPGYTQAAIDSVIPGFGAGFVAIALFFFAFTTIMAYYYIAETNIAYLIRGKSGKIPMLLLKVILLGVTFYGAVKTAGLAWALGDVGLGIMVWLNVIAILILAKPALLALKDYEQQKKQGKDPVFDPKALGIKNADYWETEYKKDQDQAS, via the coding sequence ATGGAGGGATTTGTTTCTGCCTTAAACAGTGTCTTGTGGAGCACACCAGTAATTTATATTTTACTAGGTGTGGGATTGTTGTTTTCCATTTTAACTCGTTTTCTACAGGTAAGACACATTAAGGAAATGATTAAGCTTATGTTTCAAGGTAAAAGCTCAGAAGCTGGGGTATCCTCATTCCAGGCACTTGCAATCGCACTTTCTGGACGTGTAGGAACAGGAAATATTGCTGGGGTAGCTACAGCAATTGCTTTTGGTGGTCCTGGAGCAGTATTTTGGATGTGGGCAATTGCTTTTATCGGAGCTTCTAGTGCTTTTATTGAGTCAACACTAGCTCAGATTTACAAAGTGAAACAAGATGGTCAATACCGTGGGGGTCCTGCCTATTTCATTGAAAAAGGAATTGGCTGGAAATGGTTTGCTGTTCTTTTTGCATTTGCAGCATTAATTGCAATGGCGATTTTAATGCCGGGTGTACAATCTAACTCAATCGCACTTGGTATGGAAAATGCATTTGGAATTCCTAAAGCAGTTACTGGTCTTGCAGTTGTTGTACTTCTAGCTGTTATTATCTTCGGTGGAGTTAAAAGAATTGCCACTGCAGCTCAATTAATTGTGCCATTTATGGCAATTGGTTATATCGTTTTATCACTTATTATCATTCTTATGAATATTACAGAGTTACCTGCAGTTATTTCTCTTATTTTCCGAAGCGCATTTGCGTTAGATTCTGCTTTTGGTGGACTAATTGGTATGGCAATTTCTTGGGGAGTAAAACGTGGTATTTACTCTAATGAAGCTGGTCAAGGTACTGGTCCTCACATGGCAGCTGCTGCAGAGGTTTCACACCCTGCTAAGCAAGGTTTAGTTCAAGCTTTTTCTGTATATATTGACACGTTATTTGTATGTTCAGCAACAGCATTTATGATTTTATTCACTGGTATGTATAATACAGAAGCTCCTGATGGTTCATTTATCGTTAACAATCTTGAAGGAGTTGAAGCGGGTCCTGGTTATACTCAAGCAGCAATTGATAGTGTTATTCCAGGATTTGGTGCAGGATTTGTAGCGATTGCATTATTCTTCTTTGCTTTTACAACGATCATGGCTTACTACTATATTGCTGAAACAAATATTGCTTACCTTATTCGTGGTAAGAGTGGTAAAATTCCAATGCTACTTTTAAAAGTTATTCTTTTAGGAGTAACATTCTACGGAGCTGTTAAAACGGCAGGTTTAGCATGGGCACTAGGTGATGTTGGATTAGGAATTATGGTATGGCTAAACGTTATTGCTATATTAATTCTTGCCAAACCGGCATTACTAGCTCTTAAAGATTATGAGCAACAGAAAAAACAAGGAAAAGACCCTGTCTTTGATCCGAAAGCATTAGGAATCAAAAATGCTGATTATTGGGAAACTGAGTACAAGAAGGATCAAGATCAAGCGTCGTGA